A DNA window from Engraulis encrasicolus isolate BLACKSEA-1 chromosome 3, IST_EnEncr_1.0, whole genome shotgun sequence contains the following coding sequences:
- the LOC134445424 gene encoding beta-microseminoprotein-like produces MRVAAVILMVCCLSPLASAACYREKGPVEGPMPYCEDSWDQTQHPVGSTWVNSGCQSCTCGATGMECCDKMVRPRGFPEDCEVLYDWKDCTYEVVKRADPNIPCPHSAVGK; encoded by the exons ATG AGGGTAGCTGCTGTGATACTGATGGTTTGCTGCCTGTCTCCACTGGCTTCAGCTGCCTGCTATCGGGAAAAAGGTCCAGTAGAAG GCCCCATGCCCTACTGTGAGGACTCGTGGGACCAGACGCAGCATCCTGTGGGCTCCACCTGGGTCAACTCCGGATGCCAGAGCTGCACCTGTGGAGCAACCGGCATGGAGTGCTGCGacaa GATGGTGCGCCCCCGAGGCTTCCCTGAAGATTGCGAAGTGCTCTATGACTGGAAAGATTGCACTTATGAGGTCGTCAAACGGGCTGACCCCAACATCCCCTGTCCTCACAGCGCTGTTGGGAAATAG